One part of the Bdellovibrio sp. KM01 genome encodes these proteins:
- a CDS encoding sodium-dependent transporter has protein sequence MLKRGSWRTRFGFYLLAVGSACGLGNLWRFPYVVGENGGGAFILLYVFLALAVGAPLLIAELMLGKNTRRSVIVATDMMGQKTKLPLRWVGHLAVLVTVVVFSYYAVISGWVLHFMTQFFISLFLDVEGAANKTNLAALMSNGWLQVMLASAHILITVVVVLKGVQEGLEKWISYMMPLFAALVAILLFKSFSLPSTPEVMRFLFYPDFSKLTLSSLGHALGHVFFTLSVGFGTMVTFGSYLREEDHVPTAGFRVALVDTLISLLAVVMIFPVAFQASNVPLTDPALMFEVLPRYLLGIPGGALFGLAFFVCLYLAALNASIGLLEVVVSNLVDRNKKMERQKATWLSGAAALSLAILPALSSSVLKTVRINGRSLIESLDSLLINWLLPLVALGILWAFYKGTSEKEKETSFIDREKFVSYSMYSHWIVVLKWVAPAVILIGFLLQVVALFQNVY, from the coding sequence ATGCTTAAACGCGGCTCGTGGAGAACACGTTTTGGATTTTACCTATTGGCCGTGGGCTCTGCCTGCGGTCTGGGTAATCTCTGGCGCTTTCCCTACGTGGTGGGTGAAAATGGAGGCGGGGCCTTTATCCTGCTTTACGTTTTTCTTGCTCTGGCCGTGGGTGCTCCGCTTTTGATTGCCGAGTTGATGTTGGGTAAAAACACCCGTCGCTCGGTCATCGTTGCCACAGATATGATGGGCCAGAAAACCAAGCTTCCACTTCGTTGGGTGGGGCATCTGGCCGTTTTAGTGACTGTTGTCGTGTTTTCTTACTATGCCGTGATCAGTGGCTGGGTTCTGCATTTCATGACCCAGTTCTTTATTTCTCTGTTCCTGGATGTTGAGGGCGCTGCTAATAAAACCAATCTTGCAGCCCTGATGTCGAATGGTTGGTTGCAGGTGATGCTTGCAAGTGCGCATATCCTGATTACTGTTGTCGTCGTCTTAAAAGGTGTTCAAGAGGGATTGGAAAAGTGGATCAGTTATATGATGCCACTGTTTGCGGCGCTGGTCGCGATCTTGCTGTTTAAATCATTCTCGTTGCCATCAACACCGGAAGTTATGCGTTTCCTTTTCTATCCTGATTTTTCCAAACTGACATTGTCGTCTTTGGGGCATGCTTTGGGGCATGTGTTCTTTACGCTGTCTGTGGGGTTTGGAACTATGGTGACGTTTGGTTCCTATCTTCGTGAAGAAGACCACGTACCAACAGCAGGTTTTCGTGTGGCCTTGGTCGATACTTTGATTTCGCTCTTGGCCGTGGTGATGATTTTCCCGGTGGCGTTTCAAGCTTCTAACGTGCCTTTAACAGATCCGGCTTTGATGTTCGAGGTTTTGCCGCGATACCTTTTGGGAATTCCAGGCGGGGCTTTGTTTGGTCTGGCGTTCTTCGTCTGCCTTTACTTAGCGGCACTGAATGCCAGTATCGGATTGCTGGAAGTTGTTGTTTCGAATCTGGTGGATCGTAATAAAAAGATGGAGCGTCAGAAGGCCACGTGGCTTTCCGGAGCTGCGGCTTTGTCGTTGGCTATCTTGCCAGCCCTTTCAAGCTCTGTGCTTAAAACTGTGCGTATTAATGGCCGTTCTTTGATTGAATCTTTGGATTCTTTGTTGATCAATTGGCTTTTGCCTTTGGTGGCACTGGGAATTTTGTGGGCCTTCTATAAAGGCACCTCGGAAAAAGAAAAAGAGACCAGCTTCATCGATCGCGAGAAGTTCGTCAGCTATTCTATGTATTCGCATTGGATTGTGGTTTTGAAGTGGGTCGCACCTGCAGTGATCTTGATTGGATTCCTACTGCAGGTTGTGGCGTTATTCCAGAACGTCTATTAA
- the der gene encoding ribosome biogenesis GTPase Der: MSQNQRTEFAPKVAIIGRPNVGKSTLFNIITETRKAVVKNQAGVTRDIMIEPVDIWGKQFDLIDTGGITEAGDIFSKLIKEQVSEFLHSVDYIIAVMDGRAGLIPEDRDIIRVAKQTGKPFLLVINKVDSTQDEEMAKTDFYEFGVDIISAAFEQRRGIGQILEWVVEQIPVQEFTYDKGMKIAIVGKPNVGKSSICNRILGVNRMMVSDIAGTTIDAVDSPFVYNNKNYTLVDTAGLRKSRRREEDLEIISAFKSQESIRRADLILLMVDGTQGPTDQDARIMQSILEDHKGVIVVANKSDIGGAEIPEYRKTFREQCERVFHFFTDVNIVFTSAKSGQGIDDLFEMIEKVSEQINFRIPTREMNDFFFETIRKTPAPVWGTTNVKFYYVTQTYQRPPAFIAFANHPDGVTNSYRRFLIKHIKEKWDLHGLPIRIFCMKSRRGANIEE, translated from the coding sequence ATGTCACAGAATCAGAGGACTGAGTTCGCTCCTAAGGTGGCGATCATTGGTCGTCCCAACGTCGGTAAATCGACTCTTTTTAATATTATCACTGAAACCCGTAAGGCCGTGGTTAAAAATCAGGCTGGCGTTACTCGCGACATCATGATTGAACCCGTGGATATCTGGGGTAAGCAATTTGATTTGATCGATACGGGCGGTATCACTGAAGCCGGTGATATTTTTTCCAAATTGATCAAAGAGCAGGTTTCTGAATTCCTTCACTCTGTTGATTATATTATCGCGGTGATGGATGGTCGTGCCGGTTTGATTCCTGAAGACCGTGATATTATCCGTGTTGCAAAACAAACGGGTAAACCGTTCCTTTTGGTTATTAATAAAGTCGACAGCACTCAGGATGAAGAAATGGCTAAAACCGATTTCTATGAGTTCGGTGTGGATATCATTTCTGCAGCTTTCGAACAACGTCGTGGTATCGGTCAGATTCTGGAATGGGTTGTCGAGCAAATTCCGGTTCAGGAATTCACTTACGATAAAGGGATGAAAATCGCGATCGTGGGTAAACCTAACGTGGGTAAGAGCTCTATCTGTAATCGTATCCTGGGTGTGAACCGTATGATGGTTTCCGATATCGCAGGGACGACGATTGATGCTGTCGATTCTCCGTTTGTTTATAACAACAAGAATTATACTTTGGTGGACACAGCGGGTTTGCGTAAGTCCCGTCGTCGTGAAGAAGATCTTGAGATCATCTCGGCGTTTAAATCCCAAGAGTCGATCCGTCGTGCAGATTTGATCTTGTTGATGGTGGATGGAACGCAAGGTCCCACGGATCAAGACGCGCGTATTATGCAATCCATTTTGGAAGACCATAAAGGCGTGATCGTCGTTGCCAATAAATCAGATATTGGGGGTGCTGAGATTCCTGAATACCGCAAAACATTCCGTGAGCAATGTGAGCGCGTATTCCACTTTTTCACTGACGTAAATATCGTATTTACGAGTGCGAAATCAGGCCAAGGCATTGATGACTTGTTCGAGATGATTGAAAAAGTCTCTGAACAGATCAACTTCCGTATCCCGACTCGCGAAATGAATGATTTCTTCTTTGAGACGATCCGTAAAACTCCAGCTCCGGTTTGGGGAACGACAAATGTGAAGTTCTATTACGTGACTCAGACATACCAACGTCCTCCGGCGTTTATCGCGTTTGCGAATCATCCGGATGGCGTGACGAATTCGTACCGTCGTTTCTTGATTAAACATATCAAGGAAAAATGGGACCTTCATGGTTTGCCGATCCGTATCTTTTGTATGAAATCTCGCCGTGGCGCGAACATCGAGGAATAA
- the era gene encoding GTPase Era — MSYKAGFLGLIGQPNAGKSTLMNFLVDEKVSIVSAKPQTTRRRILGMWTSDAGQVVFVDAPGLIKADKGLNAFLAKEADEVIRNSDALVAVVSVDEAKSDDAERIINLVASSRKPWIGIVTKTDIEDKAHRVLIIKKMIEEKGGKALSVSAKTYANDQEEREAILLECLAILPESPAPLYDTELFTNENVRDMVCEIIREKCFENLHHEVPYQIAVRIIKFDETGVMPKIYAEILVGRESQKAIVIGKGASVIKQIGMEARKEIEKLVDGKVFLDLKVQSKPEWFDNKRIMKELGYVTESED; from the coding sequence ATGAGTTATAAGGCAGGATTTTTAGGATTAATTGGGCAGCCAAATGCCGGGAAGAGCACATTGATGAACTTCCTTGTCGATGAAAAGGTGTCCATCGTCTCCGCAAAACCGCAGACAACACGCCGTCGTATTCTGGGTATGTGGACTTCAGATGCGGGCCAGGTTGTGTTCGTGGATGCTCCAGGTTTGATCAAAGCTGATAAAGGTTTGAATGCATTCCTGGCAAAAGAAGCTGATGAAGTTATCAGAAACTCCGACGCTTTGGTGGCGGTTGTGAGTGTTGATGAAGCAAAGTCTGATGATGCCGAACGAATTATCAATCTGGTGGCTTCTTCAAGAAAACCGTGGATTGGTATCGTTACTAAAACAGATATCGAAGATAAAGCTCACCGCGTTTTGATCATCAAAAAAATGATCGAAGAAAAAGGCGGTAAGGCACTTTCTGTTTCTGCCAAAACATATGCAAACGACCAAGAAGAGCGCGAAGCGATTTTGCTTGAGTGCCTGGCTATTTTGCCAGAATCTCCGGCTCCGCTTTACGACACTGAACTTTTCACTAACGAAAATGTTCGTGACATGGTTTGCGAAATCATCCGTGAGAAGTGTTTTGAAAACCTTCATCATGAAGTTCCGTACCAAATCGCTGTGCGTATCATAAAATTTGATGAAACTGGGGTTATGCCAAAAATCTATGCTGAGATTTTGGTTGGTCGTGAGAGCCAAAAAGCGATCGTGATTGGCAAAGGTGCTTCCGTTATCAAACAAATCGGAATGGAAGCGCGTAAAGAGATTGAAAAGCTGGTCGACGGAAAAGTCTTTTTGGATTTGAAAGTTCAATCGAAACCAGAGTGGTTTGATAATAAACGTATTATGAAGGAGTTGGGTTATGTCACAGAATCAGAGGACTGA
- the rnc gene encoding ribonuclease III has protein sequence MNSLEQRLGYKFKNMALLARALTHKSYANELKNHTEHNEKLEFLGDAVLDLVVGEFLYEKYPQDNEGGLSKKRASIVNEEILFELARDMELNKILQLGKGEALTGGALKPRLLASSLEAVIGAMYLDGGFAAAQAFVRKEFLPLCDKTCANEDFERDYKTRLQELVQKAMKETPKYEVLAEEGPPHDRQFVVCVKVKEEIWSKGRGRSKKNAEQDAAKSALDAKFKETN, from the coding sequence ATGAATTCCCTAGAGCAACGCCTGGGATATAAATTTAAAAACATGGCGCTTTTGGCGCGCGCTTTAACTCATAAGAGTTACGCGAATGAGCTTAAGAACCACACTGAGCATAATGAAAAGCTTGAGTTCTTGGGTGATGCTGTTCTGGATTTGGTTGTGGGTGAGTTTTTGTATGAAAAGTATCCGCAAGATAATGAAGGTGGCTTATCTAAAAAGCGTGCCTCGATCGTAAATGAAGAGATTTTGTTTGAACTGGCTCGTGATATGGAGCTGAACAAAATCCTTCAATTGGGAAAAGGTGAAGCACTTACAGGTGGTGCCTTAAAACCACGTCTCTTGGCTTCGTCATTGGAAGCAGTCATTGGGGCGATGTATTTGGATGGCGGCTTTGCCGCTGCTCAAGCTTTCGTACGCAAAGAGTTCTTACCACTTTGTGATAAGACCTGCGCGAATGAAGACTTCGAGCGCGACTACAAAACAAGACTGCAAGAGCTTGTGCAAAAGGCGATGAAAGAAACGCCGAAGTACGAGGTTCTTGCCGAGGAGGGTCCTCCTCATGATCGTCAGTTTGTAGTGTGTGTGAAAGTGAAAGAAGAAATCTGGTCCAAGGGGCGCGGACGCAGTAAAAAAAATGCCGAACAAGATGCGGCGAAAAGCGCTTTAGATGCAAAGTTTAAGGAGACGAATTAG
- the mtaB gene encoding tRNA (N(6)-L-threonylcarbamoyladenosine(37)-C(2))-methylthiotransferase MtaB, whose translation MDHSLKYQVHTFGCKVNTYDAGLIQKNLNANGFAPVIRGEKDARIHVLNTCAVTAEATKEAVRYIRRLKVKDPFCTIVVTGCAAQVDTGSFSSLPGADLIVANSHKGNLPDLLNKHFRGELTEKVFKSNIFKKEDLEMGGGIEKHHTRTFLKIQDGCNSFCTYCIIPYARGKSRSISIANLVQRINDLYAEGSREVVLTGVHIGDYEDEVNGKQMVMEDLIENLLVRTKMPRFRLSSLEPVEVSERLLDLYSDSRLCPHFHMSIQSANTDVLHHMKRKYTQDDVRKSLLAIEKRVPNSFVGMDVITGFPTETAEQFEDTYNCLAELPWTKLHVFPYSERQGTRAAAMDVSVYPHVRAERGARLRDLSIARYTEQANLQVGTIKKVLVLKNAAKGGQGLSHDYWPVDIAGAEAFLTHWAGQEVEVKITGYDHSNKNHMEGHLIGEVLS comes from the coding sequence ATGGATCACTCTCTAAAATATCAGGTTCATACGTTTGGTTGTAAGGTAAACACTTACGATGCAGGTCTTATTCAAAAGAACCTGAATGCGAATGGCTTTGCTCCGGTAATCCGAGGTGAAAAAGACGCGCGCATTCATGTTTTAAATACTTGTGCAGTGACGGCTGAAGCGACCAAGGAAGCCGTTCGCTATATCCGTCGTTTGAAAGTGAAAGATCCTTTCTGTACGATCGTGGTGACAGGCTGTGCAGCTCAGGTGGATACGGGTTCATTCTCGTCACTTCCGGGTGCAGATCTGATCGTGGCAAATTCCCACAAAGGTAATTTGCCGGATTTGTTGAATAAGCATTTCCGTGGGGAGCTGACCGAGAAGGTCTTTAAATCCAATATCTTTAAAAAAGAAGATTTGGAAATGGGCGGTGGTATTGAAAAACACCACACTCGCACGTTCTTAAAAATTCAAGATGGCTGTAACAGCTTCTGCACTTACTGCATTATTCCTTATGCTCGCGGTAAATCACGTTCGATCTCTATTGCGAACCTGGTTCAGCGTATCAATGATCTTTATGCGGAAGGTTCCCGTGAGGTCGTATTGACCGGTGTTCATATCGGTGACTATGAAGACGAAGTGAATGGCAAACAGATGGTGATGGAAGATCTGATTGAAAATCTTTTGGTCAGAACTAAAATGCCTCGTTTCCGTCTGTCTTCTTTGGAGCCGGTGGAAGTTTCTGAAAGACTTTTGGATCTTTATTCTGATTCCCGTCTTTGCCCTCATTTCCATATGAGCATTCAAAGTGCGAACACCGACGTGCTTCACCATATGAAGCGCAAATACACTCAAGACGATGTTCGTAAATCTTTGTTGGCTATTGAAAAACGTGTTCCAAACTCTTTTGTGGGTATGGATGTGATCACGGGTTTCCCAACAGAAACAGCAGAGCAGTTTGAAGACACGTATAACTGTCTGGCGGAACTTCCGTGGACGAAGCTCCATGTTTTCCCATATAGCGAACGTCAGGGGACTCGTGCGGCAGCAATGGATGTTTCCGTTTATCCGCATGTGCGTGCTGAGCGCGGGGCGAGGCTTCGTGATCTAAGCATCGCTCGCTATACGGAGCAGGCGAACCTTCAAGTCGGAACAATTAAGAAAGTTCTGGTTTTGAAAAACGCGGCTAAAGGTGGTCAGGGTTTAAGCCATGACTACTGGCCTGTGGATATCGCGGGCGCAGAAGCGTTCCTGACTCACTGGGCGGGGCAAGAGGTTGAAGTGAAAATCACAGGTTATGATCATTCCAATAAAAATCATATGGAAGGTCATTTGATCGGGGAGGTTCTGTCATGA
- the mnmA gene encoding tRNA 2-thiouridine(34) synthase MnmA yields the protein MSKGRVLVAMSGGVDSSAAAALLVEQGYEVIGATMQVWDYSTCDIEEGNGTCCSSIDVDDARSVADRLGIPFYVLNCEAKFRAAVIDPFLKAYLEGQTPLPCVNCNTYLKFDHLVKKMKELECDYLATGHYAKIVTDENGKSSIHTSTDDWKDQTYFLFTIDPELVPKLLFPIGDMKKPQVREYSEKMGLVTAKKKDSQGICFVGGIGYQNFIKGQVPKAVLDSKKGLIKRFPTGEVMAKHEGIHNYTYGQSKGLGMDHHEKLFVIKIDSTDNTVWVGDEEHLFAHEVDVVDPHMLGDLQDGELMNVKIRYQHKGSPALVFKTEKGFKLKFQQPQRAVTPGQAAVFYRERELVGGGWITL from the coding sequence ATGTCTAAGGGGAGAGTTCTTGTTGCTATGAGCGGAGGCGTGGACAGTTCCGCCGCGGCTGCGCTGTTAGTCGAACAAGGCTATGAAGTTATCGGGGCCACTATGCAAGTTTGGGATTACTCAACTTGTGATATCGAAGAAGGCAACGGCACGTGCTGTTCTTCTATTGATGTGGACGATGCGCGCTCAGTAGCGGATCGTTTGGGTATTCCGTTTTACGTACTGAATTGTGAAGCGAAATTTCGCGCCGCTGTTATTGATCCTTTCTTGAAGGCGTATCTTGAAGGACAAACACCACTTCCGTGTGTGAACTGTAACACGTACTTAAAGTTCGACCATCTTGTTAAAAAGATGAAAGAGCTTGAGTGTGATTACTTGGCCACGGGTCACTACGCAAAAATCGTAACAGATGAAAACGGCAAGTCTTCTATCCACACATCAACAGATGACTGGAAAGACCAAACGTATTTCTTGTTCACGATTGATCCGGAACTTGTGCCGAAATTGTTATTCCCGATTGGTGACATGAAAAAGCCCCAGGTGCGTGAGTACTCTGAGAAAATGGGATTGGTCACAGCCAAGAAAAAAGACTCTCAAGGTATTTGCTTTGTGGGTGGCATTGGTTATCAAAACTTTATCAAAGGCCAAGTTCCAAAAGCTGTTTTGGATTCTAAAAAAGGTCTGATCAAACGCTTCCCAACAGGTGAAGTGATGGCTAAGCACGAAGGGATTCATAACTACACTTACGGTCAAAGTAAGGGGTTGGGGATGGATCACCACGAAAAGCTATTCGTGATTAAAATCGACTCCACTGACAACACGGTGTGGGTGGGTGACGAAGAACATCTGTTTGCCCATGAAGTCGATGTTGTGGATCCTCACATGTTAGGTGATTTGCAAGACGGCGAGTTGATGAACGTTAAAATCCGTTATCAACACAAAGGCTCTCCGGCCTTGGTTTTCAAAACTGAAAAGGGTTTTAAACTTAAATTCCAACAACCTCAGCGTGCAGTGACTCCAGGTCAAGCAGCTGTGTTTTACCGCGAACGCGAACTGGTGGGAGGCGGATGGATCACTCTCTAA
- a CDS encoding cysteine desulfurase family protein, whose product MLQTKKLHYFDHNATTPVCAEVIAALPEFATAGGNPSSIHWGGRQPKNLIRDARKSISEALNISPLEIVFTSGGSEANNTVLKGLFDYYHTAQFLTPEQRRRTHFMCSAVEHPSIMKTMSHLEAMGAKVSYIPVSREGVIDMKFYQEHLSEETALVSVMFANNETGTLFPIKQMAEMAHAKGALFHTDAVQGFGKAPLNLKELNVDFASISGHKFYSIKGTGVLYMKKGTNVSPLIHGGGQERHRRGGTENTLGIACLGLMAQRAPLVADKAFEVSKLRDHMEARILSEIPDVTITAVETPRLGNTSSLVIPGADGETMLMSLDIKGYAVSTGAACSSGNPEPSPVLLAMGLSRQEAQNSLRVSLGWETTLAEVDGFVEALKAVVVRLRSIEHEEGETYHV is encoded by the coding sequence ATGCTTCAGACCAAAAAACTCCACTATTTCGACCACAACGCCACCACTCCGGTGTGCGCAGAAGTGATTGCAGCTCTGCCTGAGTTTGCGACCGCTGGTGGCAATCCAAGTTCAATCCATTGGGGTGGAAGACAGCCAAAAAATCTGATTCGGGATGCGCGTAAATCCATCTCTGAAGCCTTAAACATTTCTCCACTGGAAATCGTATTCACATCCGGCGGCAGTGAAGCGAACAACACGGTTCTTAAAGGTCTGTTTGATTATTATCATACCGCTCAATTCCTAACTCCCGAGCAGCGTCGTCGCACGCACTTTATGTGCTCTGCGGTCGAGCATCCAAGTATCATGAAGACGATGTCTCATCTGGAAGCGATGGGTGCAAAAGTCAGCTACATCCCAGTCAGCCGCGAAGGCGTGATAGATATGAAATTCTATCAAGAGCATTTGTCTGAAGAAACAGCTCTGGTGTCTGTGATGTTTGCGAATAATGAAACGGGCACTTTGTTTCCAATTAAACAAATGGCAGAGATGGCTCATGCCAAGGGTGCTTTATTTCACACCGATGCGGTTCAAGGTTTCGGTAAGGCGCCGTTGAATTTAAAAGAGCTCAATGTCGATTTCGCTTCGATCTCGGGTCATAAGTTTTATTCGATCAAAGGGACGGGTGTGCTTTATATGAAAAAAGGCACGAACGTAAGCCCGCTGATTCATGGTGGCGGTCAAGAACGCCATCGTCGTGGCGGTACTGAAAACACTTTGGGTATTGCATGCTTGGGTTTGATGGCGCAAAGAGCTCCGTTGGTTGCTGATAAAGCATTCGAAGTGAGCAAGTTGCGCGATCACATGGAAGCTCGCATTTTGTCTGAAATTCCCGACGTCACTATTACCGCCGTTGAAACTCCGCGCCTGGGTAATACCAGTTCTCTGGTGATCCCAGGGGCTGACGGCGAGACGATGTTGATGTCTTTGGATATCAAAGGCTACGCCGTCAGCACAGGGGCTGCTTGTTCGAGTGGGAATCCAGAACCCAGTCCGGTATTGCTGGCGATGGGGCTTTCACGTCAGGAAGCGCAAAACAGTTTGCGCGTGAGCTTGGGTTGGGAAACGACCTTGGCTGAAGTTGATGGATTTGTTGAAGCACTAAAGGCGGTCGTGGTTCGTTTACGATCGATCGAACATGAAGAGGGAGAAACATATCATGTCTAA
- a CDS encoding GNAT family N-acetyltransferase: MFTQKPLPSVLKGPRITLERHSSSLAPTMFATIDANREHLQFMPWTQFTKTAEDSKKWIDVTLAEWDNLSLFDYGIYFEGRYVGSAGVHSINWEFKNCELGYWISKEFEGRGLISEVVKLLESACFKQGFHRVEIRCAGFNEASARVALKNGYKFEGELREDSLINGVYRSTKVFGKLRREWESSP; this comes from the coding sequence ATGTTCACGCAAAAACCCCTGCCATCCGTTCTAAAAGGCCCAAGAATCACTCTTGAACGTCATTCTTCATCATTAGCACCCACGATGTTTGCGACGATTGACGCCAATCGTGAGCACTTGCAGTTCATGCCCTGGACTCAGTTCACCAAGACTGCAGAGGACTCTAAAAAATGGATCGATGTGACCTTGGCAGAGTGGGATAATTTGTCTCTATTCGATTACGGCATCTATTTCGAAGGTCGCTATGTGGGCAGTGCCGGTGTTCACAGTATCAATTGGGAATTTAAAAATTGCGAGCTGGGTTACTGGATTTCCAAAGAGTTCGAAGGTCGCGGCCTCATTAGCGAAGTTGTTAAACTGTTGGAATCCGCGTGTTTTAAACAGGGCTTTCACAGAGTGGAAATTCGCTGCGCCGGATTTAACGAGGCGTCGGCTCGTGTCGCTCTTAAGAATGGCTATAAATTTGAGGGCGAGTTGCGCGAAGACTCATTGATTAATGGAGTATATCGCAGCACGAAGGTGTTTGGAAAGCTTCGTCGAGAATGGGAATCTTCACCATAA
- the tsaE gene encoding tRNA (adenosine(37)-N6)-threonylcarbamoyltransferase complex ATPase subunit type 1 TsaE — translation MSSILNSQRHIQTVPELKVFWQEFLPHLSDRCVLLLSGDVGAGKTTSVQAIAEILGMKDVQSPSFAIHLRYENAKGKVMDHLDLYRLDDDDDLESSGFWDLFAPKQGLVVIEWAQRLDYDYLPLNWQRVEVSITKGPSETERIITSRVLG, via the coding sequence ATGTCTTCCATCCTGAATTCTCAACGCCACATTCAAACCGTGCCAGAACTTAAAGTGTTTTGGCAGGAATTCCTGCCACACTTAAGCGATCGCTGTGTTTTGCTTTTAAGTGGTGACGTGGGAGCAGGAAAGACAACTTCTGTTCAAGCTATCGCCGAAATTTTGGGAATGAAAGACGTGCAGTCGCCGTCGTTCGCGATTCATCTTCGTTATGAAAATGCAAAAGGCAAAGTGATGGATCACCTGGATTTGTACCGTTTGGATGACGACGATGATTTGGAAAGCTCAGGGTTTTGGGATTTGTTTGCACCCAAGCAAGGTCTAGTTGTTATCGAGTGGGCGCAACGTTTAGATTACGATTATCTTCCACTAAACTGGCAACGAGTCGAAGTCAGTATCACCAAAGGTCCTTCGGAAACTGAGCGTATTATTACCTCCCGAGTCTTAGGTTAA
- a CDS encoding pyridoxine 5'-phosphate synthase, with protein MKHKIRLGVNVDHVATLRQVRGGTTAYPNLLDMVKKSVKGGAEQITIHLREDRRHIQLHDLKTLSKSCPVPLNLEMAATSQMVAFAKKYRPQWVCFVPEKRAELTTEGGLDVKKGYKKMLPMVEKLQRIGIEISMFIEPSIEQVEASFEVGADAVEFHTGKWVHLKGAAKAKEWKRLVEAAEWANYLGLNVHAGHGLDYAHSKEINKLPYLQEVNIGHSLVCYALEDGMETAVKKMRKILK; from the coding sequence ATGAAACATAAAATTCGCCTGGGCGTGAACGTTGATCACGTCGCTACACTTCGTCAGGTTCGTGGTGGCACGACGGCTTATCCAAATTTACTGGATATGGTTAAAAAGTCTGTTAAGGGCGGGGCCGAGCAAATCACGATTCATCTGCGTGAAGACCGCCGTCACATTCAACTGCATGACTTGAAAACGCTGTCTAAATCTTGCCCGGTGCCTTTGAATTTGGAAATGGCGGCGACATCTCAAATGGTGGCGTTTGCTAAAAAGTACCGTCCTCAGTGGGTTTGTTTTGTTCCGGAAAAGCGTGCGGAATTAACAACTGAAGGTGGCCTTGATGTTAAAAAAGGTTACAAGAAAATGCTTCCGATGGTTGAGAAACTTCAACGCATCGGCATTGAAATCTCAATGTTTATCGAGCCTTCTATTGAACAAGTTGAAGCTTCTTTTGAAGTGGGCGCAGATGCCGTTGAATTTCACACCGGCAAATGGGTTCACCTTAAGGGGGCCGCGAAAGCCAAAGAATGGAAACGCTTGGTTGAAGCCGCTGAGTGGGCAAACTACCTGGGGTTGAATGTACATGCGGGGCATGGTCTAGATTACGCACACTCGAAAGAAATCAACAAGTTGCCTTACCTTCAAGAAGTGAACATCGGTCACTCTTTGGTTTGTTATGCACTTGAAGACGGTATGGAAACAGCCGTTAAAAAGATGCGAAAAATCTTAAAGTAA